One Psychrobacillus glaciei genomic region harbors:
- the bshB2 gene encoding bacillithiol biosynthesis deacetylase BshB2 has protein sequence MTLPMERHVLVVFPHPDDEAFGVSGTIATYIKQGIPVTYACLTLGEMGRNLGNPPFATRETLPQVRKQELLASAKSMGVTDLRMMGLRDKTIEFEDDEKMVGMMENLIEDTNPSLVITFYPNYAVHPDHDATGRAMIRAIRRMPEENRPTIYALAFSNNSKEDLGEPDIIHNIKDSRDEKMGSMRAHISQTAWMLQEMDKRLADGEPEAENWLHFERFYTYDFNKDFE, from the coding sequence ATGACTTTACCAATGGAACGACATGTATTAGTTGTATTCCCTCACCCTGATGATGAGGCTTTTGGTGTCTCTGGCACGATAGCAACTTATATAAAACAAGGAATACCTGTAACGTATGCATGCTTAACTTTAGGAGAGATGGGAAGAAACCTAGGAAATCCTCCTTTTGCAACTCGTGAAACACTTCCACAAGTTCGAAAACAAGAGCTTCTGGCATCCGCCAAATCTATGGGTGTCACAGATCTTCGAATGATGGGACTAAGGGATAAAACGATTGAATTTGAAGATGATGAAAAAATGGTTGGAATGATGGAAAACTTAATAGAAGATACGAATCCTTCTCTAGTTATCACATTCTATCCAAATTATGCCGTGCATCCCGATCATGATGCTACTGGTCGCGCGATGATTCGTGCCATTCGTCGTATGCCGGAAGAAAATCGTCCAACTATTTATGCTCTTGCCTTTTCGAACAATTCGAAAGAAGATCTAGGTGAGCCGGATATTATTCATAATATTAAAGATTCCCGTGATGAAAAAATGGGATCGATGCGAGCGCATATTTCACAAACAGCTTGGATGCTACAGGAAATGGACAAACGTTTAGCGGATGGAGAACCAGAAGCGGAAAACTGGCTACATTTCGAACGTTTCTACACTTACGATTTCAACAAAGATTTCGAATAG
- a CDS encoding DUF4230 domain-containing protein encodes MRNEDKIREMEKLLKELKAQNETAATIAESPINRGFGFWKVRRLLFKLGFKSFFAIALIVLLLLAALPFAAFWAIKGSTFTENKGSFIEQVQALNELSTAQAFTKVIIERQDNALFGKEIGIDLPGTKRQLLVVVPGSVRAGVDFSQVTEADIKVDEKNKSAKLILPKAQFLGGPEILFDQVEVFSYEGLFREKADIKEAYDLAETAKEMMIEETTGQGLLQLAEANAAKSVKEMFQLVDYDVQVQFKE; translated from the coding sequence ATGCGAAATGAAGATAAAATTCGTGAAATGGAAAAATTACTAAAAGAACTAAAAGCACAAAATGAAACAGCCGCTACGATTGCAGAAAGCCCTATTAATAGAGGATTCGGCTTTTGGAAAGTACGCCGTCTTTTATTTAAACTAGGCTTTAAATCCTTCTTTGCGATTGCACTAATTGTTCTTCTACTGCTAGCAGCCTTACCATTTGCTGCATTTTGGGCAATCAAAGGAAGTACATTTACGGAAAATAAAGGTTCGTTTATTGAGCAAGTACAAGCTTTGAATGAATTATCAACAGCTCAAGCTTTTACAAAAGTAATTATTGAACGACAAGATAATGCATTATTTGGAAAAGAAATCGGCATAGATTTACCAGGAACAAAAAGGCAGTTGTTAGTAGTAGTACCTGGTTCCGTGAGAGCAGGAGTGGATTTTTCACAAGTGACAGAGGCGGATATAAAAGTAGATGAAAAAAATAAATCGGCGAAACTCATATTGCCTAAGGCCCAATTTTTAGGTGGTCCTGAGATTTTATTCGATCAAGTAGAAGTATTTTCTTATGAAGGATTATTTCGTGAAAAAGCGGATATAAAAGAAGCATATGACCTTGCAGAAACTGCCAAAGAAATGATGATTGAAGAAACTACGGGACAAGGGTTATTGCAATTAGCAGAAGCAAACGCAGCGAAATCGGTGAAAGAAATGTTCCAATTAGTAGACTATGACGTACAGGTACAATTTAAGGAGTGA
- a CDS encoding YojF family protein, with protein MEIVKVEQLQELLNNFANEDVYIHLETTNGAYATHFNENVFNAGAFIRNVLIRFELGKVAGEAPHRVGLKLPHGWVYAQGITHFQLDEHGRLLMAGHDQSGKLAVALEISRTPFTY; from the coding sequence ATGGAAATTGTTAAGGTGGAACAATTACAAGAGCTTTTGAATAATTTTGCAAACGAAGATGTTTATATACATTTAGAAACAACGAATGGTGCTTATGCCACACATTTTAATGAAAATGTGTTTAATGCGGGTGCTTTTATCCGCAATGTACTAATCCGTTTTGAACTAGGAAAAGTGGCTGGGGAAGCACCACATCGTGTTGGTTTAAAATTGCCTCATGGATGGGTTTATGCGCAAGGTATTACGCACTTTCAATTAGACGAGCATGGCCGCCTACTTATGGCTGGCCACGATCAAAGCGGAAAACTAGCGGTTGCGCTTGAAATTAGTAGAACACCATTCACTTATTAA
- the thiD gene encoding bifunctional hydroxymethylpyrimidine kinase/phosphomethylpyrimidine kinase, with the protein MSIKKTLTIAGSDTSGGAGIQADLKTFQEHGTYGMNILTVVATMDPDNGWSHNVFSLPVEEIKRQAKTALSTNVDAIKTGMLSTEEIIETAGTIIEESGVSHVVIDPVMVCKGEDEVLNPGTVDAMIKYLLPRAQVVTPNLFEAGQLSGLGILKTIEDMKAAAEKIHALGAKNVVIKGGKQLAHEKAVDLFYDGQTHTLLETEKTETTYNHGAGCTFAAAVTANLANGFTVSDAVFEAKEFVSAAIAHGWKLNQYVGPVLHGAKGKYGAPEVTTTIV; encoded by the coding sequence ATGTCTATTAAAAAAACATTAACAATTGCTGGCTCTGATACTTCTGGTGGAGCTGGAATACAAGCAGATTTAAAAACTTTCCAAGAACACGGTACATATGGTATGAATATTTTAACAGTTGTTGCAACAATGGATCCTGACAATGGGTGGAGCCATAATGTGTTTTCCCTTCCAGTTGAGGAGATTAAACGTCAAGCAAAAACGGCATTGTCCACAAACGTAGATGCTATTAAAACGGGTATGTTAAGTACGGAAGAAATTATCGAAACTGCTGGTACTATCATTGAAGAATCAGGTGTGAGTCATGTAGTAATCGACCCAGTGATGGTTTGTAAAGGCGAAGATGAAGTTCTTAATCCAGGTACTGTAGACGCAATGATCAAATACTTACTTCCACGTGCACAAGTTGTCACGCCTAACCTTTTCGAAGCTGGACAACTTTCAGGACTTGGAATATTGAAAACAATCGAAGACATGAAAGCTGCTGCAGAAAAGATTCATGCTCTTGGTGCAAAAAACGTTGTGATCAAAGGTGGAAAACAACTAGCGCATGAAAAAGCAGTTGATTTATTCTACGATGGACAAACGCATACGTTACTTGAAACAGAAAAAACAGAAACAACTTATAACCACGGGGCTGGCTGTACTTTCGCAGCTGCTGTTACTGCTAACTTAGCAAATGGATTTACAGTTTCAGATGCAGTATTTGAAGCTAAAGAATTCGTTTCCGCTGCAATTGCACACGGCTGGAAGCTAAATCAATACGTTGGGCCAGTTCTACACGGGGCAAAAGGAAAATACGGTGCTCCAGAAGTAACTACAACTATAGTTTAA